One window from the genome of Paenibacillus azoreducens encodes:
- a CDS encoding glycerate kinase, whose amino-acid sequence MEKEMTILLAPDSFKESMTAKQVCAAMARGIHKANPIARCIEVPMADGGEGTMQSLVDATGGTVHMLKVKGPLGSEVEASYGIMGDGKTAVLEMASASGIGLIPKEARNPLLTTTFGTGQLLRAVLDHDIDRILIGIGGSATNDGGAGMLQALGGRLLDDKGCELGPGGAELRKLARIDLSDMDPRMGKVKIEVACDVTNPLCGPAGASYVFGPQKGATPGMAAMLDAGLRHYADVIQSQMGKTIADVPGAGAAGGLGAGLMVFLNGVLKKGVELVIEYTGLEAKIRQADMVWTGEGSIDVQTKFGKTPFGVAQVAQKHAKPVIAFAGHLGEGISELYGQGIDAVFGIMPGACTLETALQQGEVNMERAAENVMRLLMTRKREN is encoded by the coding sequence GACGATCCTGCTTGCTCCAGATTCGTTTAAGGAAAGCATGACCGCTAAACAGGTCTGCGCAGCCATGGCCAGAGGCATTCATAAGGCCAATCCGATAGCGCGCTGCATCGAAGTGCCAATGGCTGACGGGGGCGAAGGCACGATGCAGTCTTTGGTGGATGCGACGGGCGGAACCGTTCACATGCTTAAGGTGAAAGGACCGCTTGGCAGCGAGGTGGAGGCTTCATACGGCATCATGGGTGACGGGAAGACGGCCGTACTGGAAATGGCCAGCGCAAGCGGCATCGGGTTGATCCCGAAGGAAGCGAGGAATCCGCTGCTAACCACCACTTTTGGAACGGGGCAGTTGCTCCGGGCCGTGCTTGATCATGACATCGACAGGATACTGATCGGGATTGGGGGCAGTGCAACCAATGACGGCGGTGCAGGGATGCTGCAAGCTTTGGGCGGCAGGCTGCTTGACGACAAGGGCTGTGAGCTTGGACCGGGCGGTGCGGAGCTCCGCAAGTTAGCCCGCATTGACCTTAGCGATATGGATCCGAGAATGGGTAAGGTCAAAATTGAAGTAGCATGCGACGTAACCAATCCATTATGCGGACCCGCAGGCGCTTCTTATGTGTTTGGACCGCAAAAAGGCGCCACGCCGGGGATGGCGGCCATGCTGGATGCCGGTTTACGGCATTATGCCGATGTGATTCAGTCGCAGATGGGCAAAACCATTGCGGATGTCCCCGGAGCGGGAGCGGCTGGCGGTTTGGGTGCGGGATTGATGGTATTTTTAAATGGGGTTCTGAAAAAGGGCGTCGAGCTTGTCATTGAATATACAGGGTTGGAAGCAAAAATCAGGCAGGCGGACATGGTCTGGACAGGGGAAGGCAGCATCGATGTTCAGACGAAGTTTGGCAAAACGCCTTTCGGCGTAGCCCAGGTGGCGCAAAAACACGCCAAGCCGGTTATCGCCTTTGCCGGCCATCTCGGTGAAGGCATCAGCGAGCTGTATGGCCAGGGGATCGACGCGGTTTTCGGCATTATGCCAGGAGCATGTACCTTGGAGACCGCATTGCAGCAGGGAGAGGTAAATATGGAACGTGCTGCTGAAAACGTGATGCGATTATTGATGACCCGGAAAAGAGAAAATTAA